The Pseudomonas azotoformans genome has a segment encoding these proteins:
- the macA gene encoding macrolide transporter subunit MacA — protein MEKSKLRKLGMLTVITVAIGLIIYTVQAPADAPQYLTATASRGNIENAVLATGLLEGIKQVDVGAQVSGQLKSLKVKVGDKVKKGQWLAEIDPLILQNTLRKAQVDEENLQAQRRATAAQLKQAKSVYERYKGLQIDESVSRQDFEDAESTFQVQQANLLSLDAQIKSAHIQIDTAKVNLAYTRIVAPIDGDVVGIVTQEGQTVIANQLAPVLLKLADLDTMTVKAQVSEADVIHISPGQQVYFTILGEADKRYYAKLRGTEPAPQNFLETQTAGTPKQNTAVFYNALFDVPNPDHRLRIAMTAQVRIVLDTAEAALMVPVAALGARNNDGSYSVRVLDAKGKAVSREVKTGINNNVKVQILEGLAEGDNVVIGDATPAVAGN, from the coding sequence ATGGAAAAGTCAAAGCTACGCAAACTAGGAATGCTCACGGTAATCACAGTCGCCATAGGCCTAATCATCTACACGGTCCAAGCTCCCGCCGACGCACCGCAATACCTCACCGCCACCGCCTCACGCGGCAACATCGAAAACGCCGTCCTCGCCACCGGCCTGCTCGAAGGCATCAAACAGGTCGACGTCGGCGCCCAAGTCTCCGGCCAACTGAAATCCCTCAAAGTCAAAGTCGGCGACAAGGTCAAAAAAGGTCAGTGGCTGGCCGAAATCGACCCATTGATCCTGCAAAACACCCTGCGCAAAGCCCAGGTCGACGAAGAAAACCTCCAGGCCCAACGCCGCGCCACCGCTGCCCAACTCAAGCAGGCCAAGTCCGTGTACGAACGCTACAAAGGTCTGCAGATTGACGAATCGGTCTCCCGTCAGGACTTCGAAGACGCCGAATCCACCTTCCAGGTGCAACAAGCCAACCTCTTGTCCCTGGACGCGCAAATCAAAAGCGCCCACATCCAGATCGACACCGCCAAAGTCAACCTGGCCTACACCCGCATCGTCGCGCCCATCGACGGTGATGTAGTGGGCATCGTCACCCAGGAAGGCCAGACCGTGATCGCCAACCAACTGGCGCCGGTACTGCTCAAGCTGGCGGACCTGGACACCATGACCGTCAAGGCCCAGGTCTCCGAGGCGGATGTGATTCACATCAGCCCCGGCCAGCAGGTGTACTTCACCATCCTCGGTGAGGCCGACAAGCGCTACTACGCCAAGCTGCGCGGCACGGAACCGGCGCCGCAGAACTTCCTGGAAACCCAGACCGCCGGCACGCCGAAGCAGAACACGGCGGTGTTCTACAACGCACTGTTCGACGTACCCAACCCCGACCACCGTCTGCGCATCGCCATGACCGCCCAGGTACGTATCGTACTCGACACTGCCGAGGCCGCGCTGATGGTGCCGGTGGCGGCGCTGGGGGCGCGCAACAACGACGGCAGTTACTCGGTGCGGGTGCTGGACGCGAAAGGCAAGGCAGTGTCGCGGGAGGTGAAGACCGGGATCAATAACAATGTGAAGGTGCAGATCCTCGAAGGCCTGGCCGAAGGCGACAACGTGGTGATCGGCGACGCCACGCCGGCTGTGGCGGGGAACTGA
- a CDS encoding MacB family efflux pump subunit has protein sequence MTQPLLELKGITRSFMAGEREFIALKGIDLTIHAGEMVAIIGASGSGKSTLMNILGGLDYATAGSYKINGIETRSLGDEQLAELRRDYFGFIFQRYHLLAHLSALHNVEMPAIYAGTPETQRHSRARELLARLGLSGHTTHRPSQLSGGQQQRVSIARALMNGGEVILADEPTGALDTHSGKEVMRILAELHAAGHTVIIVTHDPKVAANAQRIVEVSDGEIVSDKANERAGLELPSETPIEPKRSGARRLVASLGLFKEAFNMAWVALVSHRMRTLLTMLGIVIGITSVVSISAIGEGAKRYVLKDIQAIGSNTIDIFSGTSFGDSRASAIETLMPSDVDALNQLYYVDSATPVVGRNLLLRFGNIDLDAQVNGVSDRYFKVKGLKLEAGIAFSESDARRQAQVVVIDHNTRHRLFGPNVDPLGQVILVGNLPCTVIGVTADNKNMFAASKALNVWVPYETAAGRLLGQRHLDSITVRIKDGQPSKVVEDNVNKLMLQRHGTKDFFTNNLDSIMQTVQKTSRSLALLLSLIAVISLLVGGIGVMNIMLVSVTERTREIGIRMAVGARQSDIRQQFLVEAVMVCLIGGLIGISLSYALGFLFSLFVKEWEMVFSLGSIITAFACSTLIGIVFGFVPARNAARLDPIEALARD, from the coding sequence ATGACTCAGCCACTGCTGGAACTCAAGGGCATCACCCGCAGCTTCATGGCCGGCGAGCGCGAATTCATCGCGCTCAAGGGCATCGACCTGACGATCCATGCCGGGGAAATGGTCGCGATTATCGGCGCCTCAGGCTCAGGGAAATCGACCCTGATGAACATCCTCGGCGGCCTGGATTATGCCACGGCCGGCAGCTACAAGATCAACGGCATCGAAACCCGCTCCCTGGGGGATGAGCAGTTGGCCGAACTGCGCCGCGATTACTTCGGTTTTATCTTCCAGCGCTACCACTTGCTGGCGCACCTGAGTGCCTTGCACAACGTGGAAATGCCGGCGATCTATGCCGGCACTCCGGAAACCCAGCGCCACAGTCGTGCACGGGAGTTGCTCGCGCGGCTGGGCTTGTCCGGTCACACCACCCATCGTCCCAGCCAGCTCTCCGGTGGCCAACAGCAACGGGTGAGTATCGCCCGCGCCTTGATGAACGGCGGCGAAGTGATCCTCGCCGACGAGCCCACCGGCGCCCTCGACACCCACAGTGGCAAAGAGGTGATGCGTATTCTCGCCGAGCTGCACGCGGCGGGGCACACGGTGATTATCGTGACCCACGACCCCAAGGTTGCGGCGAATGCGCAGCGTATCGTCGAGGTGAGCGATGGCGAGATTGTCAGCGACAAGGCCAATGAGCGTGCTGGCCTGGAGTTGCCCAGCGAAACACCCATCGAGCCAAAACGCAGCGGCGCCCGGCGCTTGGTGGCGAGCCTGGGGTTGTTCAAGGAAGCCTTCAACATGGCCTGGGTCGCGCTGGTGTCTCACCGCATGCGCACCTTGTTGACCATGCTCGGTATCGTCATCGGCATTACTTCGGTGGTGTCGATCTCGGCCATCGGCGAAGGCGCCAAGCGTTATGTGCTCAAGGACATCCAGGCGATTGGCAGCAACACCATCGATATCTTTTCCGGCACCAGTTTTGGCGACAGCCGCGCCTCGGCCATCGAGACCTTGATGCCTTCGGACGTGGACGCGTTGAACCAGCTGTATTACGTCGACAGCGCCACGCCGGTGGTGGGCCGCAACCTGTTGCTGCGCTTTGGCAATATCGACCTGGATGCGCAGGTGAATGGGGTGAGTGACCGCTACTTCAAGGTGAAGGGACTCAAGCTCGAAGCCGGTATCGCCTTCAGCGAAAGCGATGCACGGCGCCAGGCCCAGGTGGTGGTGATCGACCACAACACCCGTCACCGATTGTTCGGCCCGAACGTTGACCCGCTGGGTCAGGTGATCCTGGTGGGAAACCTGCCGTGTACCGTGATCGGGGTCACCGCTGACAATAAGAACATGTTCGCCGCCAGCAAGGCGTTGAACGTATGGGTGCCCTATGAAACAGCAGCGGGGCGTTTGCTGGGGCAGCGCCATCTGGACAGCATCACGGTGCGTATCAAGGACGGCCAGCCAAGCAAGGTGGTGGAAGACAATGTCAACAAGCTCATGCTGCAACGCCACGGCACCAAGGACTTCTTTACCAACAACCTCGACAGCATCATGCAGACCGTGCAGAAAACCAGTCGCTCCCTGGCGTTGCTGCTGTCGTTGATCGCGGTGATTTCGTTGCTGGTGGGGGGCATTGGCGTGATGAATATCATGCTGGTGTCCGTCACCGAGCGTACCCGTGAGATCGGCATTCGCATGGCGGTGGGGGCGCGGCAGTCGGATATCCGCCAGCAGTTCCTGGTGGAGGCGGTGATGGTGTGTTTGATCGGCGGGCTGATCGGGATCTCGCTGTCCTACGCCTTGGGCTTTCTGTTTTCGTTGTTTGTGAAGGAATGGGAAATGGTGTTTTCCCTGGGCTCGATCATCACGGCGTTTGCCTGTTCGACGTTGATCGGCATTGTGTTCGGCTTTGTGCCGGCCAGGAATGCGGCGCGGCTGGACCCGATCGAGGCGTTAGCAAGGGACTGA
- a CDS encoding response regulator transcription factor, giving the protein MNSQLFPHIGKVIASTGSRHFPRMLHDLILTQLAVDATHITQLQVNADGQTRRKISPVYTDSVEALGDEQPAAQLHLTRRKDDVRYVLSVYRSHQSESFSPQERSILQDFSTLLLPMVEKHIAAIQPCRQDSDPVAPENQGLEALRRRIEERLVQSGLTLSNRELEVCVGLLAGRTAPELAEQLALKVNTIESYLKRASIKLGISGRHSLLRWMYATEDTTAL; this is encoded by the coding sequence ATGAACTCACAGCTGTTCCCTCATATTGGCAAAGTCATCGCCAGCACCGGCAGCCGCCATTTCCCACGCATGCTGCATGACCTGATCCTCACCCAACTGGCAGTGGACGCCACCCATATCACGCAATTGCAGGTCAACGCCGACGGGCAAACCCGCCGCAAGATCAGCCCGGTCTACACCGATTCGGTGGAAGCGTTGGGCGACGAACAACCCGCCGCGCAATTGCACCTCACCCGCCGCAAGGATGACGTGCGCTACGTGTTGTCGGTGTATCGCTCGCACCAGTCCGAAAGCTTTTCGCCCCAGGAGCGCAGCATATTGCAGGACTTCTCCACCTTGTTGCTGCCCATGGTGGAAAAGCACATCGCCGCGATCCAACCGTGCCGCCAGGACAGCGACCCGGTAGCGCCGGAAAACCAGGGCCTCGAAGCCCTGCGCAGGCGCATTGAAGAACGCTTGGTGCAGTCTGGACTGACCTTGTCCAACCGTGAGCTTGAGGTGTGCGTGGGCCTGTTGGCCGGGCGCACGGCGCCGGAGCTGGCGGAGCAGTTGGCGTTGAAGGTCAACACCATCGAGAGCTACCTCAAGCGCGCGTCGATCAAGCTGGGGATCAGCGGGCGGCATTCGTTGTTGCGGTGGATGTATGCCACTGAGGACACCACAGCCCTTTAA
- a CDS encoding methionine gamma-lyase produces MNNKHNAFGFSTRAIHHGYDPKDHHGALVPPIYLSATFAFPTAEYGAACFAGEASGHFYTRISNPTLALLESRMATLENGEAAVAFSSGMGAIAATFWTLLRPGDEVIVSQTLYGCTFALLHHGIGEFGIKVRHVDLTDLEALQAALSPATRMIYCETPANPNLRLVDIAAVAALAHQQPNVTLVVDNTYCTPYLQRPLDLGADVVVHSATKYLSGHGDITAGIAVSSLALAQRIRLQGLKDLTGAVMSPQDASLLMRGLKTLALRMDRHCSNAQAVAEALQAHPAVQWVTYPGLRSFPQYELATQQMKLPGGMIAFELKGGIETGRRFMNALKLFTRAVSLGDAESLAQHPASMTHSTYTPQERAAHGISEGLVRLSVGLEDVADLLADVQQALAKCTRTVTRASKPVSV; encoded by the coding sequence ATGAACAATAAACACAATGCATTCGGCTTTTCCACCCGCGCCATCCACCACGGCTATGACCCAAAAGACCACCACGGCGCACTCGTCCCGCCGATTTACCTGTCAGCCACCTTTGCGTTCCCAACCGCTGAATACGGCGCCGCCTGTTTTGCCGGCGAAGCGAGCGGCCACTTCTATACACGTATTTCCAACCCGACCCTGGCGCTGCTGGAATCACGCATGGCCACCTTGGAAAATGGTGAAGCAGCCGTGGCGTTCAGCTCAGGCATGGGTGCGATTGCCGCGACGTTCTGGACCCTGCTGCGCCCCGGTGATGAGGTGATCGTCAGCCAGACCCTGTACGGCTGCACCTTTGCCCTGCTGCACCATGGCATCGGTGAATTCGGTATCAAGGTGCGGCATGTCGACCTCACCGACCTCGAAGCCCTGCAAGCCGCTCTCAGCCCCGCCACCCGCATGATCTATTGTGAAACCCCGGCCAATCCCAACCTGCGACTGGTGGACATCGCCGCCGTAGCCGCCCTCGCCCACCAGCAGCCAAATGTCACCCTGGTCGTCGACAACACCTACTGCACACCCTACCTGCAACGCCCCCTCGACCTGGGCGCCGACGTCGTGGTGCATTCGGCCACCAAGTACCTCAGCGGCCACGGCGATATCACCGCGGGCATCGCCGTGAGCAGCCTGGCCCTGGCCCAACGCATTCGCCTGCAAGGCCTCAAGGACCTGACCGGCGCAGTGATGTCGCCACAGGACGCCTCGCTGTTGATGCGCGGCCTCAAGACCCTGGCGCTGCGCATGGATCGTCATTGCAGCAACGCCCAGGCGGTGGCCGAAGCCCTACAGGCGCACCCGGCCGTGCAGTGGGTGACATACCCAGGATTGCGTTCTTTCCCCCAGTACGAACTGGCGACACAGCAGATGAAACTGCCCGGCGGCATGATTGCCTTCGAACTCAAGGGCGGCATCGAAACCGGTCGGCGTTTCATGAATGCACTCAAGCTGTTCACCCGTGCGGTCAGCCTGGGTGACGCGGAGTCACTGGCCCAGCACCCGGCGAGCATGACCCATTCCACCTACACCCCGCAGGAGCGTGCGGCGCACGGGATCAGCGAAGGGCTGGTGCGCTTGTCGGTGGGGCTTGAGGACGTGGCCGATCTGCTGGCGGACGTGCAGCAGGCACTGGCCAAATGCACACGTACGGTGACGCGTGCTTCTAAGCCGGTAAGTGTTTAA
- a CDS encoding Lrp/AsnC family transcriptional regulator: MPVSLDRTDKALLNALQGNARLTVAELADRVSLTTSPCWRRVRNLEESGVISGYQAILSPKALGYGVTAFVSIMMESHTQEIARAFEQRLLEIPEIVACHNVSGRYDFLLEVVAKDLESFGGFAREVLQTLPCVKEIYSSFSYKSVRALRVIPLPG, from the coding sequence ATGCCTGTCAGTCTGGATCGCACCGATAAAGCACTTTTAAACGCGTTGCAGGGCAATGCCCGTCTCACGGTGGCTGAATTGGCTGACCGCGTTTCCTTGACGACCTCGCCGTGCTGGCGGCGCGTGCGCAACCTGGAAGAGAGCGGGGTGATCAGTGGGTATCAGGCGATTCTCTCACCCAAGGCATTGGGGTATGGGGTGACGGCGTTTGTCAGCATCATGATGGAGAGTCACACCCAGGAAATCGCTCGGGCATTTGAGCAGCGGTTGTTGGAGATTCCGGAGATTGTGGCGTGTCATAACGTGTCCGGGCGCTATGATTTTTTGTTGGAAGTGGTGGCGAAGGATCTGGAGTCGTTTGGGGGGTTTGCGCGGGAGGTGTTGCAGACGTTGCCTTGCGTCAAGGAGATTTATTCGAGTTTTTCTTATAAGTCGGTTAGGGCGTTGAGGGTGATTCCGTTGCCGGGGTGA
- a CDS encoding antibiotic biosynthesis monooxygenase, with amino-acid sequence MDPATKPAPDEVVTLVVKHLIKPGREADYEAWLRRIVRIAGDRPGHLGVDVVRGKQGNLALFTCVLRYRSTEDLETWLDSPERKTLVAEATPMLADGDNTEIGAVNEFWFNPITENAAKPPRWKQAVVTLFVILPLTLLVPIIWGPVLRLHPFLSHYVVATFLITLTIVLLVVYLLMPAATRLFAPWLEASAKETL; translated from the coding sequence ATGGACCCAGCAACAAAACCAGCCCCCGACGAAGTCGTCACCCTGGTGGTCAAACACCTCATCAAACCAGGCCGGGAAGCCGACTACGAAGCCTGGCTACGCCGCATCGTACGCATCGCCGGCGACCGCCCAGGCCACCTCGGTGTCGACGTGGTGCGCGGCAAGCAAGGCAACCTTGCGCTGTTCACCTGCGTATTACGCTACCGCTCCACCGAAGACCTCGAAACCTGGCTCGACTCCCCCGAACGCAAAACCCTGGTCGCCGAAGCCACCCCCATGCTCGCCGACGGCGACAACACCGAAATCGGTGCGGTCAACGAATTCTGGTTCAACCCCATAACCGAAAACGCCGCCAAGCCGCCACGCTGGAAGCAGGCCGTGGTCACCCTGTTCGTGATCCTGCCGCTGACCCTGCTGGTGCCGATCATCTGGGGCCCGGTACTGCGCCTGCACCCGTTCCTCTCCCATTACGTGGTCGCCACCTTCCTGATCACCCTGACTATCGTGTTGCTGGTGGTTTACCTGTTGATGCCGGCCGCCACCCGCCTGTTCGCCCCCTGGCTTGAAGCCTCTGCAAAGGAAACCCTATGA
- a CDS encoding amidohydrolase: MNADLILFNGQFHTVDRENPRATAVAIHQGRFVAVGTDGEAMALRGSGTQVIDLKGRTVIPGLNDSHLHLIRGGLNYNLELRWEGVPSLADALRMLKDQADRTPTPQWVRVVGGWNEFQFAEKRMPTLEELNQAAPDTPVFVLHLYDRALLNRAALRVAGYTKDTPNPPGGEIVRDSNGNPTGMLVARPNAMILYSTLAKGPKLPLEYQVNSTRQFMRELNRLGLTSAIDAGGGFQNYPDDYAVIEQLAKDEQLTVRIAYNLFTQKPKEELSDFKNWTGSVTLHQGDDYLRHNGAGEMLVFSAADFEDFLEPRPDLPLTMEQELEPVVRHLVEQRWPFRLHATYDESISRMLDVFEKVNRDIPFNGLPWFFDHAETITPKNIERVRALGGGIAIQDRMAFQGEYFVERYGAKAAEATPPIKRMLAEGVPVGAGTDATRVSSYNPWTSLYWMVSGRTVGGLELHAEGLPRLTALELFTHGSAWFSSEQGKKGQIKVGQLADVAALSADFFSVDEEAIKWIESVLTVVGGKVVYGAGDFEDFAPPRVPVLPDWSPVVKVPGHWRPSSPLQAQVHQCSGPCGVHAHGHEKARLSSVPVSDFQGFWGAFGCSCFAF; encoded by the coding sequence ATGAACGCCGATCTAATTCTGTTCAATGGCCAGTTCCACACCGTGGACCGTGAAAACCCCCGTGCTACTGCCGTCGCCATTCACCAGGGGCGCTTCGTCGCCGTGGGCACCGACGGTGAAGCCATGGCCCTGCGCGGCAGTGGCACCCAGGTCATCGACCTCAAGGGCCGCACCGTCATCCCCGGCCTCAACGACTCGCACCTGCACCTGATCCGTGGCGGTCTGAACTACAACCTGGAACTGCGTTGGGAAGGCGTGCCCTCACTGGCCGATGCCTTGCGCATGCTCAAGGACCAGGCGGACCGCACGCCGACGCCGCAATGGGTGCGCGTGGTGGGTGGCTGGAACGAATTCCAGTTTGCCGAGAAGCGTATGCCGACCCTGGAAGAGCTCAACCAGGCCGCACCGGACACCCCGGTGTTCGTGCTGCACCTGTACGACCGTGCCTTGCTCAACCGCGCCGCGCTGCGTGTGGCTGGCTACACCAAGGACACGCCGAACCCGCCGGGCGGCGAGATCGTGCGGGATAGCAACGGCAATCCCACCGGCATGCTGGTGGCGCGTCCCAACGCGATGATCCTGTATTCGACCCTGGCCAAAGGCCCCAAACTGCCCCTGGAGTATCAGGTCAACTCGACCCGCCAGTTCATGCGTGAACTCAATCGCCTGGGCCTGACCAGCGCCATCGATGCCGGCGGTGGCTTCCAGAACTACCCCGATGACTACGCGGTGATCGAGCAGTTGGCCAAGGACGAACAGTTGACGGTGCGCATCGCCTACAACCTGTTCACCCAGAAGCCCAAGGAAGAACTCAGCGACTTCAAGAACTGGACCGGCAGTGTCACCCTGCACCAGGGCGATGACTACCTGCGCCACAACGGCGCGGGCGAGATGCTGGTGTTCTCGGCGGCGGATTTCGAGGACTTTCTGGAGCCGCGTCCGGACCTGCCGTTGACCATGGAGCAGGAACTGGAACCGGTGGTACGCCACCTGGTGGAGCAGCGCTGGCCGTTCCGTTTGCACGCGACCTATGACGAGTCCATCTCGCGTATGCTCGACGTGTTCGAGAAGGTCAACCGCGACATTCCGTTCAATGGCTTGCCGTGGTTCTTCGACCACGCTGAAACCATCACACCGAAAAATATCGAGCGGGTGCGTGCCCTCGGCGGTGGCATTGCGATCCAGGACCGCATGGCGTTCCAGGGCGAGTACTTCGTCGAGCGTTACGGCGCCAAGGCGGCCGAAGCCACGCCGCCGATCAAGCGCATGCTTGCCGAAGGCGTGCCGGTCGGCGCGGGCACCGATGCGACGCGGGTGTCGAGCTACAACCCGTGGACTTCGCTGTACTGGATGGTCAGCGGTCGCACCGTTGGCGGCCTGGAGCTGCACGCCGAAGGCCTGCCGCGCCTCACTGCGTTGGAACTGTTCACCCATGGCAGCGCCTGGTTCTCGTCCGAGCAGGGCAAGAAGGGCCAGATCAAGGTTGGTCAACTGGCGGACGTAGCCGCGTTGTCAGCGGACTTCTTCAGTGTCGATGAAGAAGCCATCAAGTGGATCGAATCGGTACTCACCGTAGTCGGCGGCAAGGTGGTCTACGGCGCCGGTGACTTCGAAGATTTCGCACCGCCCCGCGTGCCGGTGCTGCCGGACTGGTCGCCGGTGGTCAAGGTGCCGGGTCACTGGCGCCCGAGTTCGCCGTTGCAGGCTCAAGTTCACCAATGCAGCGGCCCGTGCGGCGTGCATGCCCACGGCCACGAAAAAGCGCGGCTCTCCAGCGTGCCGGTCAGCGACTTCCAGGGATTCTGGGGTGCGTTTGGCTGTTCGTGCTTTGCTTTCTGA
- the ycaC gene encoding isochorismate family cysteine hydrolase YcaC: MASPRLNKDDAVVLLVDHQTGLISLVQDFSPNEFKNNVLALADVAKFFNLPTILTTSFESGPNGPLVPELKELFPDAPYIARPGQINAWDNEDFVKAVKATGRKQIIIAGVVTDVCVAFPTLCALEEGFEVFVVTDASGTFNETVQQAAWARMTAAGAQLVNWFAVACELQRDWRNDMEGLANLLSPRIPNYRNLMNSYSAFTK; this comes from the coding sequence ATGGCTAGCCCTCGTTTGAACAAAGATGACGCTGTTGTACTGTTGGTCGACCACCAGACTGGCCTGATCTCCCTGGTACAGGATTTCTCACCCAACGAATTCAAGAACAACGTCCTGGCCCTCGCCGATGTGGCGAAGTTCTTCAACCTGCCGACCATCCTCACCACCAGCTTCGAAAGCGGTCCCAACGGCCCACTGGTGCCCGAGCTCAAAGAGCTGTTCCCGGACGCGCCGTACATCGCCCGCCCTGGCCAGATCAACGCCTGGGACAACGAAGATTTCGTCAAGGCCGTCAAGGCCACCGGCCGCAAGCAGATCATCATCGCCGGTGTGGTGACGGACGTGTGCGTCGCGTTCCCGACCTTGTGCGCCCTGGAGGAAGGCTTTGAAGTGTTCGTGGTCACCGATGCGTCGGGCACCTTCAACGAAACCGTGCAACAGGCGGCCTGGGCACGCATGACCGCCGCTGGGGCACAACTGGTGAACTGGTTCGCGGTTGCCTGCGAATTGCAGCGCGACTGGCGCAACGACATGGAAGGCCTGGCCAACCTGCTGTCGCCGCGCATTCCCAACTACCGCAACCTGATGAACAGCTACTCGGCGTTTACCAAGTAA
- a CDS encoding LysR family transcriptional regulator: protein MNPFEDMRLFCQVMESGSFTAAAEQLGLSKQFVSRRLIQLEDRLGVRLLNRSTRRLDVTPLGQSYYESALRLLGEVEQVEQGIAGQNSEPRGTLRLSAPLSFAMAHLGCLLPLFLQRHPQVSVEVDLSDRPVDLIGEGYDLVLRIGTLEDSTLIARRIASIPRVYCASPDYLALRGTPQKPEDLADHDCLPYGHGRQVQWRFKGKVQALNVSGRMRVNNGDLLRDTAIAGLGVTYLPTFIVGDALKDGRLVTVLDEFAPEALTLSAVYPQHRQSSRPVQALVEFLRERLASGC from the coding sequence ATGAACCCCTTCGAAGACATGCGCCTGTTCTGCCAGGTCATGGAGTCCGGCAGTTTCACCGCTGCCGCCGAGCAACTGGGCCTGTCCAAGCAGTTCGTCAGCCGCCGCCTGATCCAGCTGGAAGACCGCCTCGGCGTGCGTCTGCTCAACCGCTCCACACGCCGCCTGGATGTCACCCCACTCGGCCAGAGTTACTACGAGTCCGCCTTGCGCCTGCTCGGTGAAGTCGAGCAAGTGGAGCAGGGCATCGCCGGGCAGAACAGCGAGCCCCGTGGCACCCTCCGCCTCAGCGCGCCGTTGTCGTTTGCCATGGCCCACCTGGGCTGCCTGTTGCCGCTGTTTCTGCAGCGCCATCCCCAGGTGTCGGTGGAGGTCGACTTGAGCGACCGCCCCGTGGACCTGATCGGCGAAGGCTACGACCTGGTGCTGCGCATCGGCACCCTGGAAGATTCCACCTTGATTGCCCGGCGTATCGCCAGCATCCCACGGGTGTACTGTGCCAGCCCCGACTACCTGGCCCTGCGCGGTACGCCGCAAAAACCGGAAGACCTTGCCGACCACGACTGCCTGCCCTACGGCCATGGCCGCCAGGTGCAATGGCGTTTCAAGGGTAAGGTGCAGGCGCTGAATGTGAGCGGGCGTATGCGCGTGAACAACGGCGACTTGCTGCGCGACACCGCCATCGCTGGCTTGGGTGTGACCTACCTGCCGACCTTTATCGTCGGCGATGCCTTGAAGGATGGCCGCCTGGTCACCGTCCTCGACGAGTTCGCCCCCGAAGCACTGACCTTGTCGGCGGTGTACCCGCAACACCGGCAAAGCTCGCGGCCGGTGCAGGCGCTGGTGGAGTTCCTGCGTGAACGCCTGGCTAGCGGCTGTTGA
- a CDS encoding AraC family transcriptional regulator, whose amino-acid sequence MAVKTSWYEADSRFIPGHYQPATLIDLALSRDIDSHRLLRGTGLFHEDILAGTARLSPQQFLSLIGNSRKLLDADDSSFLFGQRLLPGYYGAASHALGHAQNLHQALDILIQQQVLLSPLVTLQLELDEHHAYLYWLDSCGAGEHWRFLLEASMTSLVAMSQWLSGERLPWTASFSHAEPRYVEQYWVNLGEDTRFERPLDMLSIPRQYLTRAWPGASATAGQVARQQAREQIEQLGFTGSFLDCLYDYLREQVRQPPSLEHAAHAFAMSPATLKRKLHKHDTGFQQQVDRVRKQVALHLYQVKGYSNDEVAAYLNFNDAANFRRSFKRWTGSTPNLIRQLFNSR is encoded by the coding sequence ATGGCCGTCAAGACCAGTTGGTATGAAGCGGACAGTCGCTTCATCCCCGGGCACTACCAACCCGCCACGCTGATCGACCTGGCCCTGTCCCGGGACATCGACAGCCACCGCCTGCTGCGCGGCACCGGCTTGTTCCACGAAGACATCCTGGCCGGCACGGCGCGGCTGAGTCCGCAGCAGTTCCTCAGTTTGATCGGCAACAGCCGCAAACTGCTCGACGCCGACGACAGCAGCTTCCTGTTTGGCCAACGCCTGTTGCCCGGCTATTACGGCGCCGCCAGTCACGCGTTGGGCCATGCACAGAACCTGCACCAGGCACTCGACATCCTGATCCAGCAACAGGTGCTGCTCAGCCCGTTGGTGACGCTGCAACTGGAACTGGATGAGCACCACGCCTACCTGTACTGGCTGGACAGTTGCGGTGCCGGTGAACACTGGCGCTTCTTGCTGGAAGCCAGCATGACCTCACTGGTTGCCATGAGCCAATGGCTCAGTGGCGAGCGCCTGCCATGGACGGCCAGCTTCAGCCATGCTGAGCCGCGCTATGTCGAGCAATACTGGGTGAACTTGGGGGAAGACACGCGTTTCGAGCGACCACTGGACATGCTGAGCATCCCCCGCCAATACCTCACCCGCGCCTGGCCGGGCGCCTCGGCCACCGCCGGCCAGGTGGCGCGCCAACAAGCGCGCGAGCAGATCGAACAGCTGGGTTTCACCGGCAGTTTTCTGGATTGTCTCTACGACTACCTGCGAGAGCAGGTGCGCCAGCCGCCGAGCCTGGAACACGCCGCGCACGCTTTCGCCATGAGCCCGGCGACCCTCAAGCGCAAGCTGCACAAGCACGACACCGGTTTTCAGCAGCAGGTCGACCGTGTGCGCAAACAAGTGGCGCTGCACCTGTATCAGGTCAAGGGCTACAGCAATGACGAAGTGGCGGCGTACCTTAACTTCAACGACGCGGCGAACTTTCGCCGCTCATTCAAGCGCTGGACCGGCAGCACGCCCAACCTGATCCGCCAGCTGTTCAACAGCCGCTAG